From the genome of Thermococcus chitonophagus, one region includes:
- a CDS encoding DUF2202 domain-containing protein, with protein sequence MATDESGNINTQDLESYINSLPAGELTQEEKDGLLYMVEEEKLAHDVYTKLYGKWGLEIFKNIANSESTHVNAVRLLLEKYNIPDPTKDEGIGEFKNPKLQELYNKLIEEGMKSEIDALKVGALIEETDIVDLQERIAQTNKVDIIAVYENLMKGSRNHLRSFVKLLGSKGVKYEPQVLSKEEYEEIISSSMETGGKGKP encoded by the coding sequence GTGGCAACAGATGAAAGCGGGAATATAAACACGCAAGATCTCGAGTCGTACATAAATTCCCTACCAGCGGGAGAGTTGACCCAAGAGGAGAAGGATGGATTGTTATACATGGTTGAGGAAGAAAAGTTGGCCCATGACGTATACACGAAGCTGTACGGGAAGTGGGGCCTTGAGATATTCAAGAACATTGCAAACAGCGAAAGCACCCACGTTAACGCTGTAAGGTTGCTATTGGAGAAGTACAACATTCCAGACCCAACGAAAGATGAGGGCATTGGGGAGTTCAAGAATCCAAAGTTGCAGGAGCTGTACAACAAACTCATAGAGGAGGGAATGAAGAGCGAGATAGATGCACTCAAGGTCGGTGCGCTCATAGAGGAAACCGACATAGTTGACCTGCAAGAGAGAATTGCTCAGACCAACAAAGTGGACATCATCGCTGTCTATGAGAACTTAATGAAGGGAAGCAGGAACCACCTCAGGTCATTCGTCAAATTATTGGGGAGCAAGGGAGTAAAGTACGAGCCCCAGGTGCTATCAAAGGAGGAGTACGAGGAGATAATAAGCTCATCGATGGAGACCGGGGGAAAGGGGAAGCCCTAA
- a CDS encoding ATP phosphoribosyltransferase regulatory subunit — MSFLRRLIEEYIRLAEIGNKLRLIFELWGYREVIFPSIEEYSPEIRKGTKFAYNNEFYLINPDVTSRIIKNFDDGKAKLFYVAEVLNGGVKGEWQAGVEYIGGDPDAMILEVLSVIVTSLESLGIQEFYIDLGSIEVWKNSSGEHWEKVKEALIRRNFEKIESLPIPQDKKDELWRLFNFRGRESGYERLDRLIKALGDERIFIDFATVRPLPYYTDVIFEVYSPSLGKPIGGGGEYEVKGKTGVGFVFYLDRLAKLYRPKERSRQVISSKDLRKAYALAREMVKLGIPVEVRL, encoded by the coding sequence GTGTCGTTCTTGAGGAGGTTAATTGAGGAGTACATTAGACTAGCCGAAATAGGGAACAAGCTCAGGCTGATATTTGAGCTGTGGGGCTACAGGGAAGTAATATTCCCATCAATTGAGGAGTATTCTCCGGAAATAAGGAAGGGCACGAAGTTCGCGTATAATAATGAGTTTTATCTTATAAATCCCGATGTTACTTCGAGAATCATCAAGAACTTTGACGATGGAAAAGCAAAGCTGTTCTACGTTGCCGAAGTCTTAAACGGTGGGGTAAAGGGAGAGTGGCAGGCTGGAGTTGAGTATATCGGAGGCGATCCTGATGCCATGATTCTGGAGGTTCTCTCTGTAATTGTCACATCACTAGAATCCCTGGGTATCCAAGAGTTCTACATAGATCTTGGAAGTATAGAAGTCTGGAAGAATTCTTCAGGGGAACACTGGGAGAAAGTCAAGGAAGCCCTGATTAGGAGGAACTTCGAGAAGATAGAGTCCCTCCCCATACCTCAGGATAAGAAAGATGAGCTTTGGAGGCTGTTCAACTTCAGGGGAAGGGAAAGTGGCTATGAAAGGCTCGACCGCCTAATTAAAGCCCTGGGAGACGAGAGGATCTTTATAGACTTTGCAACCGTGAGGCCCCTCCCTTACTACACTGACGTGATATTTGAAGTGTACTCCCCGTCCTTGGGCAAGCCCATCGGGGGAGGGGGAGAGTATGAAGTGAAGGGAAAGACGGGAGTGGGCTTTGTATTTTATCTTGACAGGTTAGCAAAGCTCTACAGGCCAAAAGAGAGGTCTAGACAGGTTATCTCGTCTAAGGATTTAAGAAAGGCCTATGCCCTAGCTAGGGAAATGGTTAAGCTTGGAATTCCCGTGGAGGTGAGACTTTGA
- the hisG gene encoding ATP phosphoribosyltransferase, whose product MRFVLPKGRLFRDSIEILGKAGIVIPERPERVLIWSNGRDEFLLARAYDVPVYVEHGIDVGIAGSDVVEERGSDVFIPLELPFGKCRLSIAMPRERAVQPEDMDGFRIATKYVNITQRFFEKLGVEVEIIKLHGSVELAPRIGIADAIVDIVETGNTLRANGLVEVAKIMDVSALLLVNRIAQKVKFEEINSLIMRLRRVINGA is encoded by the coding sequence TTGAGGTTCGTCCTCCCGAAGGGCAGGCTCTTCAGGGATTCCATTGAAATCCTGGGTAAGGCTGGAATAGTAATTCCAGAAAGGCCTGAGAGAGTTTTAATATGGAGCAACGGTAGGGATGAGTTTTTACTTGCTAGAGCTTATGACGTTCCGGTTTACGTTGAGCATGGAATCGATGTTGGAATAGCTGGGAGCGATGTGGTGGAGGAGAGAGGTAGTGATGTTTTCATTCCCTTGGAGCTACCGTTCGGAAAGTGCAGGCTGAGCATAGCGATGCCCCGCGAGAGGGCTGTCCAGCCCGAAGATATGGACGGGTTCAGAATTGCCACCAAGTACGTCAACATAACTCAGAGGTTCTTTGAAAAATTGGGCGTTGAGGTTGAGATAATAAAGCTCCACGGGAGCGTTGAGCTTGCCCCAAGGATAGGAATAGCGGATGCGATAGTTGACATTGTGGAGACCGGAAACACCTTGAGGGCGAACGGCTTAGTTGAGGTTGCCAAAATAATGGACGTTTCTGCCCTCCTCCTCGTCAACCGGATAGCCCAGAAGGTCAAGTTTGAGGAGATAAACTCTCTTATTATGAGGCTTAGGAGGGTTATCAATGGAGCTTGA
- the hisD gene encoding histidinol dehydrogenase: protein MELEEYVRSILEDIRKRGIEAVREYSKKFDNYEGPFKVTREEFEEAERLIPEEDKEVIKKTIERLREYHEKQKPADIVYVKEGSLYGIVFKPIRRIGIYVPGGKFPLVSTLMMVAVPAKIAGVREIVVTTPPRDGRVNPYILYTAELLGIEEVYKLGGIQAIAAMAYGIGMEKVDKIFGPGNRFVNEAKRQVFGVVGIDSLAGPSEIAVIADETAEKEYILADLMSQLEHGKDSKAWLLTTSKELAEYCGREGIEVVLCSSLEECVEKVNEIAPEHLEIMTKEPLELLDRIQNAGAIYLGPYTPVPSADYFLGVNHVLPTGGAAKFMGVLTVLDFMKPVSVAMVSRKEFIENRYLGIRLAEIEGMELHKRSMEVRK, encoded by the coding sequence ATGGAGCTTGAGGAGTATGTTAGGTCAATACTCGAGGATATAAGGAAGAGGGGTATTGAGGCTGTGAGGGAGTACTCCAAGAAGTTCGACAACTATGAGGGACCCTTCAAGGTAACCAGGGAGGAGTTCGAGGAAGCTGAGAGGTTGATACCTGAAGAGGATAAGGAAGTGATAAAGAAGACAATTGAAAGACTCAGGGAGTACCACGAGAAGCAAAAGCCAGCTGATATTGTGTACGTTAAGGAGGGCTCCCTTTACGGCATCGTATTCAAGCCAATAAGGAGGATCGGGATATACGTCCCTGGCGGGAAGTTTCCACTTGTGTCAACGCTGATGATGGTTGCAGTACCGGCCAAGATCGCTGGGGTGAGGGAGATAGTGGTGACAACTCCTCCAAGGGACGGAAGGGTTAATCCCTACATACTGTACACAGCGGAACTTCTGGGAATTGAGGAAGTTTACAAGCTTGGCGGAATTCAGGCTATAGCCGCGATGGCTTACGGGATCGGCATGGAGAAGGTGGATAAGATATTTGGCCCGGGAAACAGGTTCGTGAACGAGGCCAAGAGACAGGTTTTTGGAGTTGTAGGTATAGACAGCCTTGCTGGGCCCTCTGAAATAGCAGTAATAGCCGATGAAACTGCGGAAAAGGAGTACATTCTTGCGGACTTGATGAGTCAGCTTGAGCACGGGAAGGACAGCAAGGCATGGCTTCTAACAACCTCCAAGGAGCTTGCAGAGTACTGCGGGAGGGAGGGAATTGAAGTTGTGTTGTGTAGTAGTCTCGAAGAGTGTGTTGAGAAGGTCAATGAGATAGCCCCGGAGCACCTTGAAATCATGACCAAGGAGCCCTTGGAGTTGTTAGACAGGATTCAGAACGCTGGGGCGATATATCTAGGCCCTTACACACCTGTCCCCTCGGCGGACTACTTCCTTGGGGTTAACCACGTCCTCCCAACGGGAGGGGCCGCGAAGTTCATGGGGGTTCTCACGGTCTTGGATTTCATGAAGCCGGTGAGCGTTGCGATGGTCTCAAGGAAGGAATTCATAGAGAATAGATACTTGGGAATAAGGCTGGCCGAAATCGAGGGTATGGAGCTTCATAAGAGGAGTATGGAGGTTAGGAAATGA
- the hisB gene encoding imidazoleglycerol-phosphate dehydratase HisB — protein sequence MRRKTKETDIIVEIGKEGTIRTGDRVLDHMLTALFFYMGVKASVKAEYDLRHHLWEDVGITLGEEIRAKLPEKFARFGNAVMPMDDALVLVAVDISGRPYLSLELDPREGEEGFEVSLVREFLWGLVRSLRATIHVKQFSGINAHHIIEATFKGLGKALGEAIKEVERLESTKGVI from the coding sequence ATGAGGAGGAAGACGAAGGAGACGGACATAATTGTGGAGATAGGAAAAGAAGGGACAATAAGGACAGGGGATAGAGTTCTAGATCACATGCTCACAGCTTTGTTTTTCTACATGGGAGTTAAGGCCAGCGTGAAAGCTGAGTATGACCTGAGGCACCACCTGTGGGAAGACGTTGGAATAACGTTAGGGGAGGAGATAAGGGCCAAGCTCCCGGAGAAGTTCGCGAGGTTTGGGAATGCAGTGATGCCAATGGATGACGCTTTGGTTTTGGTTGCGGTGGATATCTCGGGGAGGCCCTACCTCAGCCTTGAGCTGGATCCCAGGGAAGGGGAGGAGGGGTTCGAAGTTTCCTTGGTTAGAGAATTCCTGTGGGGGCTGGTTAGGTCTTTAAGGGCGACAATCCACGTTAAGCAGTTCTCGGGAATTAATGCCCATCACATCATTGAGGCGACATTTAAAGGGCTGGGTAAGGCCCTGGGTGAGGCGATAAAAGAGGTGGAAAGGTTGGAGAGCACGAAAGGGGTCATATAG